Proteins from a genomic interval of Zingiber officinale cultivar Zhangliang chromosome 2A, Zo_v1.1, whole genome shotgun sequence:
- the LOC122043524 gene encoding mediator of RNA polymerase II transcription subunit 15-like, whose protein sequence is MHRKHDRFQSTWSQHRFAGKEADRYVEDYQTSRADQQTSQSATAKGKTVTGTDRLPGANTLRQLQKPRAHCAMSRKQKQVQQESASPSQIPNKITPGPITEQQRLQDQMNGTEAQEASSSHHHQTQKVQMNGTDTTPGLQTGTDTRTELQTANPHQQNKLATRKLDQIAKDSKVKGLTHREVPQEAANVSIEKHFQLSLQRKQLQRNQLRVSFKVGGKRPKSLHNKLSYKKKQNLNKAFGSLQSMVQNLAQHPISVTADTASHSNNQGPIEVNQTRNQMQEGLPGTEHSSLNNAQLVSPNTGQNNQQSELFSQAPAQLAPSKTRQGKQHTVFCHQQTEFCAQQTELCPQKPAQLVLSKTRQCKQQPGQCTQQTEICTQQTGFCISKTAQQHTSDTGQCNQNNAHMAIPPRPEGAQITIEQQATCAIQQSLSQCSVEDQMGPAQDISHPSQAKNKPEASESTGNSTESSGPQSSDTGGSSDCSSPMQGFFDTSYSDTSNSETGTTVEKEKESQQQWTVQTRARSAKRQMLANQTHVSVLHGQEIELVSALPASDYHQSLHTQKPGFVLLDSAVPQEPGPAKKKGAKQQHTNIPHLPEQQKPKGQNVQRKNRFPASKQKVSVGNKAGLSMCSKEDGMDARVQTRNQSARRPRPSTST, encoded by the coding sequence ATGCACAGAAAACACGATAGATTTCAGAGCACATGGTCACAACACAGATTTGCTGGGAAGGAAGCTGACAGATATGTGGAAGACTATCAGACTTCAAGGGCTGATCAGCAAACTTCACAATCAGCAACGGCCAAAGGCAAGACAGTTACAGGTACTGACAGACTCCCAGGTGCCAATACGTTAAGGCAACTTCAGAAACCAAGAGCTCACTGTGCCATGTCAAGGAAGCAGAAGCAAGTCCAGCAGGAGAGTGCATCACCTTCCCAGATCCCAAACAAGATCACTCCTGGCCCTATAACTGAGCAGCAGCGCCTACAAGATCAGATGAATGGAACTGAAGCACAGGAAGCCTCATCCTCACACCATCACCAAACTCAGAAGGTTCAGATGAATGGAACTGATACAACGCCAGGATTGCAGACTGGAACTGATACAAGGACTGAACTGCAAACTGCTAATCCACACCAACAAAATAAACTAGCCACTAGGAAGCTGGATCAAATAGCTAAAGACAGTAAGGTGAAAGGACTGACTCACAGGGAAGTACCACAGGAAGCTGCAAATGTATCTATAGAGAAGCATTTCCAGCTGTCACTGCAAAGGAAACAGCTACAAAGGAATCAATTAAGAGTGAGCTTCAAAGTGGGTGGCAAAAGACCAAAATCACTGCATAACAAACTCAGCTACAAGAAGAAACAGAACTTAAACAAAGCTTTTGGATCACTCCAGAGTATGGTACAAAACTTGGCCCAGCATCCAATTAGTGTAACTGCAGACACAGCCTCCCATTCCAACAATCAGGGACCAATTGAAGTAAACCAAACAAGAAACCAAATGCAGGAGGGCTTACCAGGCACTGAACATAGCTCCCTAAACAATGCACAACTGGTATCTCCAAACACTGGGCAGAATAATCAGCAATCCGAACTCTTCAGTCAAGCACCTGCACAACTGGCACCTTCAAAAACTAGGCAGGGTAAACAGCACACTGTATTCTGTCATCAGCAAACTGAATTCTGTGCTCAGCAAACTGAACTCTGCCCTCAGAAACCGGCACAACTGGTACTTTCAAAAACTAGACAATGTAAACAGCAACCTGGGCAGTGTACACAGCAAACTGAAATCTGTACTCAACAAACTGGTTTCTGCATCTCAAAAACTGCACAGCAGCATACTTCAGACACTGGACAGTGCAATCAGAATAATGCCCACATGGCTATACCACCTAGACCAGAAGGAGCCCAGATCACTATTGAACAGCAAGCTACTTGTGCCATACAGCAATCTCTTTCACAATGTAGTGTAGAGGATCAGATGGGGCCTGCACAGGACATCAGTCATCCCAGCCAAGCAAAGAATAAGCCTGAGGCCAGTGAGAGCACAGGGAACAGCACAGAATCAAGTGGTCCACAGAGTTCAGACACAGGAGGAAGTAGTGATTGCTCATCACCAATGCAGGGCTTTTTTGATACCAGTTATAGTGATACCAGTAATTCAGAAACTGGCACAACAGTAGAGAAGGAGAAGGAATCACAGCAACAGTGGACAGTGCAGACTAGAGCTCGTTCAGCAAAAAGGCAGATGCTTGCAAACCAAACTCATGTCAGTGTGCTCCATGGACAGGAAATTGAACTTGTCTCAGCATTGCCAGCATCAGATTACCATCAAAGTCTGCACACGCAGAAACCAGGATTTGTGCTGCTGGATTCTGCAGTTCCACAGGAACCTGGTCCGGCCAAGAAAAAGGGTGCCAAGCAGCAGCATACCAACATTCCTCACCTACCTGAACAGCAGAAACCCAAAGGGCAGAATGTGCAGAGAAAAAACAGATTTCCAGCAAGCAAACAGAAAGTTTCAGTAGGGAACAAGGCTGGTCTGTCTATGTGCAGCAAGGAAGATGGTATGGATGCAAGGGTTCAAACTAGAAATCAATCGGCAAGGCGGCCACGGCCATCTACTTCAACATGA